TCGGAGTCCTCCGATCCGACGAGTTCCTGCGTCAGCCTGAGCATGAACCCGAAGTCGGACTCGGGGACGCCCAGCAGCGTCATGATCATGTAGAGCGGATAGTTGACCGCGACCTGCTGGACGAAATCGCACTCGGGCCCCTCGGCCGCCATGGTGTCGACGAACCTTTTGGCCAGGTGCTGTGCGCGGTCGGCCAGCATGCGCATTGCCTTGGGCCGGAACCAGTTCGCGCCGATTGCGCGAACATCGCGGTGCTGGGGGTCGTCCAAGTGGATCAGGGTGCGGACACCGGCCGAAGCCTGCATGTCCTCCTGCTCGGTACGCATGAGGACGGGGCGGGGACCGTTGACGAAGACATCGTTGGCCCGCTCGATCGCGAGCACGTCGGCATGCTTGGTGATCGCCCAGAATGGCCGGTACTGCGCGGTGTCGACCCACGCGACGGGATTCGACGCCCTTAGCGCGGCCAGGGTTTCGTGCATCCGCACGGGGTCGGTGTAGGCGTTGGGATCCGCGAGGATCTCCGGGCCGTCGGCGGCCGTGCTGCCGAGGATCCTGGCAGTCATGGGTCCAGACCTTGCCGGCAGGCAGCCCGATGCGATAAAACCACACTGATTTCTTAGCAGTGATGAGTTCAGGTCACAAGAGTGAATTCGAGGGTGTCGGCGTGCTGAGTCGACGCGACGAAAGGACACGCTTTCGTGAAAGTGCATCTGCAGGTGGACGGCTCACCGGCCCGCGCCCGCGCGAGTGCCGCGGCCATCGCCGGACTCGGCGCGGACGGGATCTTCTCGTTCGAAGGACAGCACGATGTGTTCTTTCCGCTGCTGTTGGCAGCCGAAGAGACCGAGCTGGAACTGATGACCAATGTGGCGATCGCCGGTCCGCGCAGCCCCCTGCACCTCGCGCACGCGTCCTACGATCTGCAGACCGTGAGCGCTGGCCGCTTCCGCCTCGGTCTGGGCTCGCAGATCAAGGCGCATATCGAGAAGCGTTACGGCTCGCAGTGGGGCAGGCCCGCCGCTCGGACCGCTGAGTCGGTTGCGGCCGTGAAGGCGATCTTCTCGGCGTGGGAGGGGCTGGCGCCGTTGAACTTTCGCGGCGACTTCTTCACCCACACGTTGATGCCGCCGAACTTCAACCCCGGCCCCAACGCGTTCGGCCCGCCACCGGTCCTGATGGGAGCGCTGGGGCCGGTGATGACCCGCAAGGCGGCCGAGGTCGCCGATGGCCTGCTGGTCATGCCGTTCAACAGCACTCGCCACTTCGTCGAGCGAACGGTGCCAGCCATGGCGGAGGGCCTGCACCGGTCGGGCCGCAGCCGCGCCCAATTCCAGGTTGTCGCGCAGGCCATGGTGGCCGTGGGGCGGACGGAGGAGGCGCTCGCGAAAGCTGTTGACAGGGTTGCCGGGCTGATCGCGTTCTACGGATCAACTCCGGCCTACACCGCGGTTCTGGACGTCGAAGGGTGGGGCCATCTGCAACCCGATCTCAACGCGCTGTCCAAACGGGGTGGGTACGCCGAGATGCGCGCACTGATCACCGACGCCATGGTGGGCACGTACGGCGTGCTTGGAACTCCAGAAGAGTGCGCCGAGCAGATCCACCAGCGCTATGGCGACTGGGCCTCCGACGTCTGCTGCTATTTCCCTGGCTACCGACCCGACGACAATGACCTCGCCGACCTAGTGAGCGCATTGCACGCGACTAGCTGAGGATGCGGCCCTTGTGCGCGGTGTCGCGTTTGGGCTAGCGTTAAAACACCGTCGATTTTTTATCGTCGGGTGAGTCACAGGCGAGGGAGACGAAGCATGGTTCATTCGGCATTGCGGTCCTTCATGGACCGACCCTTGGACTACTTCGAGGAGTCGGTCACCAAGATGCACAGCGTGCCTCGCGACCAGCTCGAGGAGATGCAGCGCGAAGCCATGATCGAGCGGTTCGGAGAGCAACGCGATCGCATCGAGATGGTCCGCAAGCTGGCCGACCGCCTCGGCGTTGAGCGGATCGACGGCTTCAACGATGTCGTGCCGCTGATGTTTTCGCACACCGCTTACAAGTCCTATCCCGCGGCGCTCGTCGACAACAATCGCTGGGACCTGATGACCAAATGGCTGGACAAGCTGACGACCTACGACCTGTCGGGGGTTGACGTGGAGGGATGCGAATCGATCGACGAATGGCTGGACCGACTGGAGGCGCAGAGCCCGCTGCAACTGGTCACGTCCTCGGGAACCACCGGAACTTTTTCGTTCATCCCCAAGGATGAGCCGATCACTGTGCAGGGCATGCGGATCTGGAAAATGATGGTGTTCCAAACCTTCGGCAAGGAGCCGACAGAAGACGAGCTCAACCCCGTGGTCGACGTGATCTGGCCGAACTTCAGCGAGGGTCGATTCGGGATGACCCGGATGGTGCCGTGGATCAAGCGCGAGTTCACCGGCGGCGACGAAAGCCGTTTCCACGCCTTGTATTCCGGTGCAATGGACACCGATCTGATGTTCCTGGCCAACAAGATGCGGCTGGCCGCGTCGCGCGGCGAGCTGGACCGGCTGCAGCTGCCCCCGCATCTTGCTGCGCGCAAGGACGAGTTCATCGCGCTGCAGCAGCGTCAGATGACCGAGGTTCCCGAGTTCCTGGCCCGGCTGACCAACGAGCTTCGCGGCAAACGGGTTTTCATGACCAACACGTACAACCTGATGTACAACCTGGCCGCGGCCGGCCTGAAAGAAGGAGGCCGGGCCGACTTCGCGGCCAACTCGGCCATCCTCACCGGAGGCGGGGCCAAAGGGCAGGTGTTGCCCGAGGGCTACATGGACGTCATTCGCGAGTTCTATGGCGGAGTCCGGATCCAGGAGGGCTATTCGTTCTCCGAGCACAACGGTGTGCACTTCGCCTGCGAACTCGGCCGCTACCACATTCAGCCGTGGGTGATCCCCTACCTTCTCGACCCCGAGACCAGCGAGCCGTTTCCGCGCGCCGGGCGCCAGACCGGACGCTTCGCGGTTTACGACGTGATCAACCAGAGCCACTGGGGCGGTGTTATCACCGGCGACGAGGTCACCATCGACTGGGACACTCCCTGTCCGTGCGGACGTACCACGATTGCGCTTGAACACGACATCGTGCGGTTCAGCGAGAAGCGCGACGGTGAGGACGACAAGATCTCCTGTGCCGCAACCCACGAGGTGCAGAACGAGGCCATCGACTTTCTGAAGGAACTCGCATGACGTCATTCACCGTGCCGATGTTCGTGCGTGGCGAGCTGATCACCGATGACCTGATTCCGTTCGCCACCCGGCTGGAGCACAGTTTTACGGCACCGGATCCGGCCAAGCACGCCCACCGGCTGCCGCTGGGGGATCCGCGCAAACTTGCCGACCTCTACACGGTCTCCCTCGACGAGATCCTCGACGTGCTCACCGAGCTGGGTCAGGCGCTCGCCTTCGAGACCAACAGCTACGTGCAGGAGGCCTTCGAGGCGTGCCTGGTGTCCAACCCCATGCCGGAGTCGATTCTGCGCACCGGCTATGTGGCGCTGCCGGCACTGTTCGCCCGCGACTCGATGCGCGAGCTCGCCGACACGACGGTCGGTATCGACCATCTCGAAGGGTGGGTGCCTCAGCGGCTCCTCGACGGGCGCGAGATCCGGGTTCGCGCGTTCGGTGCCCGCACTCTGCATGTGCCCGCAGGTAACGGCGGACTGGTCGCCGGGATCACCGTCTTACGCAATGCGATCACCCGCAGCGACGCCATCGTGAAGGCACCTTCCAACGACCCGCTGACGGCGCTGGCGATCGCCAGGACGCTCGCCGACATCGCACCCGACCACCCGATGACCAAACATCTGGCGGTCGCCTACTGGAAGGGTGGTGACGAGACTGTCGAGGAACAGCTCTATAAACCCGAGCACATCGAAAAGGTCATCGCCTGGGGTGGTTTGGCTTCGGTCAAGCACGTCACCCGCTATATCCAGCCTGGCCTGGAACTGATCGCGCTGGATCCCAAGCGCAGCGCCACCATCATCGGACCCGAAGCGTTCGCCACCGAGGAGACATTGCGCGACGTCGCCCAGCGTGCGGCCTGCGACGTCGGGGCCGGTAACCAAGAGGGCTGCGTCAACGCGCGCGTGATCTACGTACTCAGCGGCACCGACGACGAGGGCCTGGAAAAGGCCAACAGGCTGGGCGAACTGATCTATTCCGCCATGATGGAGCTGCCGGACTTCATCAGCACCGCGCCGAAGGTTGTCAACCGGACGCTGCTGGAGCACATCGAGGGCTCGCGGCTGACCGACGACTGGTACAGGGTGTTCGGTGGCGAGCACGCCGAGGGGGCGATCGTCGTTTCTCAGCTCGACGACGCGGTGCCGTACTCCACCATGTTGTCGGGCCGGGTGGCCAATATCGTGCCGGTGGACTCGATCGAAAAGGTGACTGACGCTGTTAACGCCTACACCCAGACTATCGGGATCTATCCGGAGCCGCTCAAAATGCAACTGCGGGAGACACTTCCGCTCTACGGTGCGCAGCGGTTGACGTCGCTGGGCTACGCGGCCAGCGTGAACTTCACCATCCCGCAGGACGCGATGGAGCCGGTGCGCCGGATGTGCAAATGGATTGTCGAGGAAGTCTGCGAGCCAGAGCAGGTTTTTCCGTTGTGGCGAGCCCCCGATCTGGTCAGCGGCTGAATACGTGCACGGAAGTACGATCACGCGATGGCCAAGCCGCTAATCCCCGTCGAAGTCATCTACGAACGCGCTCTGGCGCTGCTGGACGCCGAAGGTTCCTCGGCGCTGACGACCAGACGTCTGGCGGCCGACCTGAAGATCTCGACTCGCACGCTCTACCAGCAGGTCGGCTCCCGTGAGCAACTGATCCGTGCCCTGGTGGCCCGGCACTTCTCTCAGCTGCGACTGGACTTTCACGAACACGACGATTGGGAGAGCACCGCGCTGAACTGGTGCCTGTCGTTGCGCGACGCGCTGTGCGCCCACCCGTACTTGACCGAGCTGATGACTGTCGACGACCGGTCCGCGATCATGGACTACGTCAACAAACTCGTGGAAGCAGCTCTGCAAGAAGGGATTCCGGATGAACTCGCAGTGGAATGTTGCCGATCGTTGGTGAACCTCACCATCAACCATTCGGTTGTCGAGGTGCGCGGAAAAGATCATCCCAAGCTGTCGAGGGAGTCGACCGGCGAGTACGCCAACATCGAACGCAACTTTCCGCGGTCGATCGGTTGGCTCCTGGCCGGTGTGCGCCAGGAAGCCGGAGTCGCGTCGACGAAGAAGACCCGGCGCAGCAGTCGCGCAGGGTGAGGACCCGAGCCGGAGGAGGCAAATGGCCGACTGGACGGTCAACGCGGTGTTCGACGCGGTCGCCGCGGCAGTTCCGCACCGGACGATGACCGTGTGCGGATCCCGCCGCTCGACCTTCGCCGAGTCACGCGCGCTGATCCGCACTCTCGCAGGATTTCTCGTCGGTTGCGGGCTTGGCGTACAGCGGCCGCGGGCCGGGTTGACGCGCTGGGAATGCGGTCAGGACCGGGTCGCCTTGATCATGCACAACGACGCCTACGTGGAAGCGGTTCTGGCCTGTCTGCGCGCACGGGTCGTCCCCGTCAACGTCAATCACCTCTACACCGCAGGCGAAGTTCGCGACCTGCTGGACTACATCGGCCCGACCGGCGTCATCTATCACCGCTCGCTCGCACCGTTGGTGCATGCGGCACTGCCGGCGGGCTGTGACGTGCGCATCGCAGTCGACGACGGCGGGATCGAGGCACTGCTGCCCGGCACGGTGCGGCTCGACGACATCACCGTAGATCCGGTAGAACCCGAACCTGCGGGTGCTCCCGACGACCTGATGATGGTGTGCACCGGTGGGACCACCGGGCGCCCCAAAGGGGTGATGTGGCGTCAAGCTGATGCCTACATCTCCACAATGACTGGCACCGAACACAACTCGGTGGAATCGATCACCGAATCGGTTGCTGCTCAAAGCAATCCGTTCTTCGCCGTGTCACCGCTGATGCACACCGCCGGATTGTCGACGGCGCTGACGGCGGTGCTGATGGGCCGCACCGCCATCGTCTATGACAACCGCCGTCGGTTCGATCCCGCGGTGGTGTGGCTCACCGCCGAACAAGAACGGGCGGTGGTGATGTCGATCGTCGGCGATGCGTACGCTGGACCGCTGGCGGACGAGCTCTCGCGCAGCCGCTATGACCTCGCGGCGCTCACCCGGATTGGCACCGGGGGCGCTGCCACCCACCCCAAACACAAGAGGCGGCTGCTGCGTCACCTGCCACACGCGACGATCGCCGACACCTACGGCTCGTCGGAAACCGGCGGCATGGCCGGCGGGGCGTCGTGCGCCGACGGCGAGACGACGCCGATGGTGATGCATCCCACCGGTGCTGTGGCGTCGGCCGACCGCACGCGATTCCTCGAGCCCGGTGATCCCGAGATCGGCTGGGTGGCCCGAATCGGCCGGGTCCCACTGGGATATTTCGGTGACCGCGCAGCCACCGAGCGCACTTTTCCTGAAATCGGCGGCCGGCGCGCGGCCATCCCCGGTGACCGGGCAAGGCTGTTGTCTGACGGCACCATCGAGTTCCTAGGGCGGGACTCGCTGGTGATCAA
The window above is part of the Mycolicibacterium fortuitum subsp. fortuitum genome. Proteins encoded here:
- a CDS encoding acyl-CoA reductase encodes the protein MTSFTVPMFVRGELITDDLIPFATRLEHSFTAPDPAKHAHRLPLGDPRKLADLYTVSLDEILDVLTELGQALAFETNSYVQEAFEACLVSNPMPESILRTGYVALPALFARDSMRELADTTVGIDHLEGWVPQRLLDGREIRVRAFGARTLHVPAGNGGLVAGITVLRNAITRSDAIVKAPSNDPLTALAIARTLADIAPDHPMTKHLAVAYWKGGDETVEEQLYKPEHIEKVIAWGGLASVKHVTRYIQPGLELIALDPKRSATIIGPEAFATEETLRDVAQRAACDVGAGNQEGCVNARVIYVLSGTDDEGLEKANRLGELIYSAMMELPDFISTAPKVVNRTLLEHIEGSRLTDDWYRVFGGEHAEGAIVVSQLDDAVPYSTMLSGRVANIVPVDSIEKVTDAVNAYTQTIGIYPEPLKMQLRETLPLYGAQRLTSLGYAASVNFTIPQDAMEPVRRMCKWIVEEVCEPEQVFPLWRAPDLVSG
- a CDS encoding TetR/AcrR family transcriptional regulator; this encodes MAKPLIPVEVIYERALALLDAEGSSALTTRRLAADLKISTRTLYQQVGSREQLIRALVARHFSQLRLDFHEHDDWESTALNWCLSLRDALCAHPYLTELMTVDDRSAIMDYVNKLVEAALQEGIPDELAVECCRSLVNLTINHSVVEVRGKDHPKLSRESTGEYANIERNFPRSIGWLLAGVRQEAGVASTKKTRRSSRAG
- a CDS encoding TIGR03617 family F420-dependent LLM class oxidoreductase, with the translated sequence MKVHLQVDGSPARARASAAAIAGLGADGIFSFEGQHDVFFPLLLAAEETELELMTNVAIAGPRSPLHLAHASYDLQTVSAGRFRLGLGSQIKAHIEKRYGSQWGRPAARTAESVAAVKAIFSAWEGLAPLNFRGDFFTHTLMPPNFNPGPNAFGPPPVLMGALGPVMTRKAAEVADGLLVMPFNSTRHFVERTVPAMAEGLHRSGRSRAQFQVVAQAMVAVGRTEEALAKAVDRVAGLIAFYGSTPAYTAVLDVEGWGHLQPDLNALSKRGGYAEMRALITDAMVGTYGVLGTPEECAEQIHQRYGDWASDVCCYFPGYRPDDNDLADLVSALHATS
- a CDS encoding AMP-binding protein, which codes for MADWTVNAVFDAVAAAVPHRTMTVCGSRRSTFAESRALIRTLAGFLVGCGLGVQRPRAGLTRWECGQDRVALIMHNDAYVEAVLACLRARVVPVNVNHLYTAGEVRDLLDYIGPTGVIYHRSLAPLVHAALPAGCDVRIAVDDGGIEALLPGTVRLDDITVDPVEPEPAGAPDDLMMVCTGGTTGRPKGVMWRQADAYISTMTGTEHNSVESITESVAAQSNPFFAVSPLMHTAGLSTALTAVLMGRTAIVYDNRRRFDPAVVWLTAEQERAVVMSIVGDAYAGPLADELSRSRYDLAALTRIGTGGAATHPKHKRRLLRHLPHATIADTYGSSETGGMAGGASCADGETTPMVMHPTGAVASADRTRFLEPGDPEIGWVARIGRVPLGYFGDRAATERTFPEIGGRRAAIPGDRARLLSDGTIEFLGRDSLVINTGGEKVFVEEVEKVLTGHPAVVDAVVTRRPHERWGSAVVAVVVLAPGDSLTVQPAAAIREFCAERLAGFKVPKDIVIVEQIRRLGNGKADYRWAQQIAARGS